From a single Vespa crabro chromosome 22, iyVesCrab1.2, whole genome shotgun sequence genomic region:
- the LOC124431843 gene encoding calcitonin gene-related peptide type 1 receptor-like translates to MVLSAVLEVDVKALKAHKYCDTNGTWFRHPVSHTIWSNYTTCINIEDLIWQQGINGIYEVGYAISLVALLLSLAILTYFRSLRCARITLHMNLFVSFVLNNALWLIWYRFVVANTNLLLNNSIICQLLHILLHYFLLTNYAWMLCEGFYLHTLLVLAFTSEHRLVNWLMALGWSMPGIIVTIYAILRATSYDPVDTEQCWINEGNYMSVLVYPVCVSTLLNVLFLFNIVRVLLMKLRAGPAIGTRPSRSMLQAFRATMLLVPLLGLHYLVIPFRPPKKHPWEHAYEVISAITASFQGLCVAVFFCFCNGEVRWRERRRCDYQSAMSVEPDKYEEDDRQRQSVMQLVAHHESNIANNNSHANVLLKRTENINEPDQTQC, encoded by the exons TGAAGGCACATAAATATTGTGATACAAATGGCACCTGGTTTCGGCATCCAGTCTCCCACACAATCTGGAGCAATTACACGACTTGTATCAATATCGAAGATCTAATT TGGCAACAAGGTATCAATGGCATCTACGAAGTAGGCTATGCCATATCATTAGTGGCTCTACTTTTATCGCTAGCGATTCTCACATATTTTCG atCGTTGAGATGCGCAAGGATAACTCTGCACATGAATCTATTCGTTTCGTTCGTCCTTAACAACGCACTATGGTTGATCTGGTATAGATTCGTTGTAGCTAATACAAATCTTTTGTTAAACAATAGC ATAATATGCCAGTTGTTACATATCCTCCTTCATTATTTCCTCTTGACGAATTACGCATGGATGCTTTGCGAAGGCTTTTATCTTCACACATTACTCGTTCTAGCGTTTACAAGTGAGCACAGATTGGTGAACTGGCTTATGGCACTTGGTTGGTCGATGCCAGGGATCATCGTTACCATTTATGCCATTTTAAGAGCCACAAGCTACGATCCCGTAGACACCGAACA ATGTTGGATCAACGAAGGCAATTACATGAGTGTGTTGGTCTATCCGGTATGCGTGTCGACGTTGTTGAacgttctatttctcttcAACATCGTACGCGTTCTTCTAATGAAATTGCGTGCTGGTCCAGCGATAGGAACGAGACCGTCGAGATCAATGCTTCAAGCTTTCag AGCAACGATGTTATTGGTACCACTTCTTGGCCTTCACTATCTAGTCATTCCGTTCAGGCCACCGAAGAAGCACCCTTGGGAACACGCTTACGAAGTTATTTCAGCGATTACAGCCTCTTTCCAA GGCCTCTGCGTTGCCGTATTTTTCTGCTTCTGTAACGGAGAG GTCCGATGGCGGGAGAGGAGAAGGTGTGACTATCAATCCGCGATGTCGGTTGAACCGGATAAATATGAAGAAGATGATCGTCAACGACAAAGCGTTATGCAATTGGTCGCTCATCATGAAAGTAATATAGCCAACAACAACAGTCACGctaatgttttattaaaacgtaCGGAAAATATCAACGAGCCCGACCAGACACAatgttga